A single genomic interval of Nonomuraea rubra harbors:
- a CDS encoding DUF6114 domain-containing protein — MLLSREARQGARRQTVRSWRRSRPFWGGLFIVAAGAELLCIPLALDALPVAIRFGAVGVSYLIALIMIMAGVLVWLQPAQRVFLGLVVVVLSMASFVYSNLGGFLVGMILGLLGGMLAVAWTPDSRPDNRFDRVSVRGAFVAVRKLGERGRAAIAARRRAAIDTSPADARQGHVSPGRREHVP; from the coding sequence ATGCTACTGAGCCGGGAGGCGCGCCAGGGCGCGAGGCGGCAGACGGTGAGGTCGTGGCGGCGGTCGCGGCCGTTCTGGGGCGGGCTGTTCATCGTGGCGGCGGGGGCGGAACTGCTCTGCATCCCGCTCGCGCTCGACGCGCTGCCGGTGGCCATCAGGTTCGGCGCGGTCGGGGTCAGCTACCTGATCGCCCTGATCATGATCATGGCGGGGGTGCTCGTCTGGTTGCAACCCGCCCAGCGGGTCTTCCTCGGCCTGGTGGTCGTGGTGCTCTCCATGGCCTCCTTCGTCTACTCCAACCTCGGCGGTTTTCTGGTCGGCATGATCCTGGGCCTGCTGGGGGGCATGCTGGCGGTGGCCTGGACCCCTGACAGCCGGCCCGACAACCGCTTCGACAGGGTCAGCGTGCGGGGCGCGTTCGTCGCCGTGCGGAAGCTCGGCGAGCGGGGCCGGGCGGCGATCGCGGCACGGCGCCGCGCCGCGATCGACACCTCTCCGGCGGACGCCCGGCAGGGGCACGTTTCCCCAGGCCGGCGGGAGCACGTTCCCTAG
- a CDS encoding DUF6230 family protein, producing the protein MAEQGRVRWKRFALIFAPVTVMTSLLVGATAQGVIGATFVVSGNAFKLAVGELRGQGFTLASDLVETRKGRKIPVIATGVRHAVVTDLCQSALVRTPMGTITILLTGGRAGNVVTIDDLVIELETGRTAAYLRDLELGRDAATLDQVPGFGGPPGSFGSQARAVTLRNVRLSPRAATAATFSLPDLSLDAVRGERECY; encoded by the coding sequence ATGGCTGAGCAGGGACGCGTGCGCTGGAAGCGCTTCGCCTTGATCTTCGCTCCCGTCACGGTGATGACGTCGCTGCTGGTCGGCGCCACGGCTCAGGGGGTGATCGGTGCCACGTTCGTGGTCTCGGGCAACGCGTTCAAGCTCGCCGTCGGCGAGCTGCGCGGCCAGGGCTTCACGCTGGCCAGCGACCTCGTGGAGACCAGGAAGGGCCGCAAGATTCCCGTCATCGCGACCGGCGTCCGGCACGCCGTGGTCACGGACCTGTGCCAGAGCGCGCTCGTACGGACCCCCATGGGCACCATCACGATCCTGCTCACCGGAGGCCGGGCGGGCAACGTGGTGACGATCGACGATCTGGTGATCGAGCTGGAGACAGGGCGGACGGCGGCCTACCTCCGCGACCTGGAGCTGGGCCGGGACGCCGCCACCCTGGACCAGGTTCCCGGCTTCGGCGGCCCACCCGGCAGCTTCGGCAGCCAGGCGAGAGCGGTGACCCTCCGTAACGTCAGGCTGAGCCCGCGGGCCGCCACGGCCGCGACGTTCAGCCTGCCGGACCTCAGCCTCGACGCGGTGCGGGGTGAGCGCGAATGCTACTGA
- a CDS encoding YnfA family protein, with amino-acid sequence MTMVRSLVLFALAALAEIGGAWLVWQGVREQRGLLWIGAGVIALGLYGFVATLQPDANFGRILAAYGGVFVAGSLAWGMVVDGFRPDRWDVIGAVICLAGVLVIMYAPRG; translated from the coding sequence ATGACGATGGTTCGCTCTCTGGTGTTGTTCGCCCTGGCAGCGCTCGCTGAGATCGGTGGTGCGTGGCTGGTCTGGCAAGGTGTGCGCGAGCAGCGCGGCCTGTTGTGGATCGGCGCCGGCGTCATCGCGCTGGGCCTGTACGGTTTCGTCGCCACACTGCAGCCGGACGCGAACTTCGGCCGCATCCTGGCCGCCTACGGCGGTGTCTTCGTCGCCGGGTCCCTGGCCTGGGGCATGGTCGTCGACGGATTCCGGCCCGATCGCTGGGATGTCATCGGCGCGGTGATCTGCCTGGCGGGCGTCCTGGTGATCATGTACGCGCCACGTGGTTGA
- a CDS encoding MerR family transcriptional regulator, translating to MSRVKIGQVAQAAGVSVDTVRFYERRGILPTAERRPSGYRVFNPTAVDRIQMAKALQELGFTLDEVVDALAAHDQGGATCDSERWRLEAVVDRIDARIAELTRARRAAAESLQDCHAGRCRLTTVTRPPHGPEQPDTT from the coding sequence GTGAGCCGCGTGAAAATCGGCCAGGTCGCACAAGCAGCCGGGGTGAGCGTGGACACGGTCCGCTTCTACGAACGGCGCGGCATCCTGCCCACCGCCGAACGCAGACCGTCGGGGTACCGCGTCTTCAACCCCACGGCGGTGGATCGCATCCAGATGGCCAAGGCCCTGCAGGAGCTCGGCTTCACCCTGGACGAGGTCGTCGATGCCCTCGCAGCCCATGACCAGGGCGGCGCCACCTGCGACAGCGAGCGCTGGCGGCTGGAGGCGGTGGTGGACCGGATCGACGCCAGGATCGCCGAGCTGACGCGAGCCCGACGCGCAGCCGCAGAGAGCCTTCAGGACTGCCATGCGGGCCGATGCCGCCTCACCACCGTCACCCGGCCACCTCACGGACCTGAACAACCGGACACGACATGA
- a CDS encoding MarR family winged helix-turn-helix transcriptional regulator: protein MPRKSDRRDAAEDLTWLAHRAAEALKGAFNQVSRAAGLADLRDWLVLALVSDGSQRTQLEIARELDIDKTTLVAIIDRLEKDGLIVRNVSERDRRVRIPSATPRGVEVKNQVAIARDAAISARLAAIPAAEHAKFHGMLWSIVEGP, encoded by the coding sequence GTGCCCCGAAAGAGCGATCGCCGCGACGCGGCCGAGGACCTGACCTGGCTGGCCCATCGTGCCGCGGAGGCGCTCAAGGGCGCGTTCAACCAGGTGTCGCGTGCGGCGGGCCTCGCCGACCTCCGTGACTGGCTCGTTCTCGCCCTGGTCAGCGACGGCTCCCAGCGCACCCAGCTTGAGATCGCCCGCGAGCTCGACATCGACAAGACGACGCTGGTGGCCATCATCGATCGCCTGGAGAAGGACGGCCTGATCGTCCGCAACGTCTCAGAGCGCGACCGCCGCGTACGCATTCCCTCGGCCACCCCGAGGGGTGTCGAGGTGAAGAACCAGGTCGCCATCGCTCGCGACGCGGCCATCAGCGCACGCCTGGCCGCCATTCCTGCCGCCGAACACGCCAAGTTCCACGGCATGTTGTGGAGCATCGTCGAAGGCCCCTGA
- a CDS encoding nuclear transport factor 2 family protein, producing MTTDLEARIRWLEDRVQIVEQVTRYATSVDRRDWESFATCFTDPVYIDYSELGGRTGSFPRQEVVRGVREALDGFTATQHLSPNHVVEFDKKDPDRAVCHSYMYAQHLLEGADGGDFYLLRGSYTNHMLRTTDGWRIERLVQHVAWSDGNGNAVAQAIARNRAKSMA from the coding sequence ATGACCACCGACCTCGAAGCCCGCATCCGCTGGCTCGAAGACCGCGTTCAGATCGTCGAGCAGGTCACCAGGTACGCGACCAGCGTCGACCGCCGCGACTGGGAGTCGTTCGCGACCTGCTTCACCGATCCCGTGTACATCGACTACTCCGAACTGGGCGGCCGGACGGGAAGCTTCCCCAGACAGGAGGTGGTGCGCGGTGTCCGCGAGGCCCTCGACGGCTTCACCGCCACGCAGCACCTCAGCCCCAACCACGTCGTCGAGTTCGACAAGAAGGATCCCGACCGGGCGGTCTGCCACTCTTACATGTACGCGCAGCACCTCCTCGAAGGGGCCGATGGCGGCGACTTCTACCTGCTACGCGGCTCGTACACCAACCACATGCTGCGCACGACGGACGGCTGGCGCATCGAGCGCCTCGTCCAGCACGTCGCCTGGTCCGACGGCAACGGCAACGCGGTCGCGCAGGCAATCGCCCGGAACAGGGCGAAGAGCATGGCGTAG
- a CDS encoding YrhB domain-containing protein — MLTEPEARRLAEAEMARLHREVSAYNDPDDSFVVSAVEECSIGWVYYYQSARYMRTGEFTAALGGNAPILIDRRNGAILPTGTAYPIEHYISDHEQPGE; from the coding sequence GTGCTGACTGAGCCGGAAGCTCGACGCCTTGCGGAAGCCGAGATGGCCCGCCTCCACCGAGAAGTAAGCGCGTACAACGATCCGGACGACAGCTTCGTCGTCTCCGCCGTGGAGGAGTGCTCAATCGGCTGGGTCTACTACTACCAATCTGCCCGGTATATGCGAACCGGGGAGTTCACTGCGGCATTGGGTGGTAACGCGCCAATCCTCATCGACCGCCGCAACGGTGCGATCTTGCCCACAGGCACCGCCTACCCGATCGAGCACTACATCAGCGATCATGAGCAACCGGGCGAGTAG
- a CDS encoding SCO6745 family protein produces the protein MVTPEDVVRHTKQTVIFMGAAFGKTDRFRARGEGLGLSRWPFYFGARAGVLGDVDAEVVTAACGFFSPDLVRNAWDTARAVVPLTSLVEADVEECTHWARTTYGDLPELDQLADLAERVVEAAEPTDRPLFAAWRSLAVADEDPASRVAFALLRLREHRGASHLIAIHEHGLTPLRAILAGPGVDKARANGWSEPWPSLPATDPMALARAEQRTDELAAAPYAALTPGEREHYVRLVGQVHDAYEHGQHPGQA, from the coding sequence ATGGTGACGCCCGAGGATGTGGTGCGGCATACGAAGCAGACCGTGATCTTCATGGGTGCCGCCTTCGGCAAGACTGACCGCTTCAGAGCTCGTGGGGAAGGTCTGGGGCTATCGCGCTGGCCGTTCTACTTCGGTGCGCGCGCGGGGGTGCTCGGTGATGTGGACGCCGAGGTGGTGACCGCGGCGTGCGGCTTCTTCTCGCCTGACCTGGTCCGTAACGCGTGGGACACCGCGCGGGCCGTGGTTCCGCTCACGAGCCTCGTTGAGGCGGACGTGGAGGAGTGCACGCACTGGGCGCGCACCACATACGGTGACCTCCCAGAGCTTGATCAGTTAGCCGACCTGGCCGAACGCGTGGTGGAGGCAGCCGAGCCAACCGACCGCCCGCTCTTCGCAGCATGGAGATCGCTTGCGGTGGCCGATGAGGATCCGGCATCCCGGGTGGCTTTCGCGTTGCTGCGGTTGCGCGAACATCGGGGCGCCTCTCATCTGATCGCCATCCATGAGCATGGCCTCACCCCGCTCAGAGCCATCCTCGCTGGACCGGGCGTCGACAAGGCGAGGGCGAATGGGTGGAGCGAACCGTGGCCGTCACTGCCGGCGACTGACCCCATGGCCCTCGCCAGGGCGGAGCAGCGAACAGATGAGCTCGCCGCCGCACCGTACGCCGCTCTCACGCCAGGGGAGCGAGAGCACTACGTGCGGCTTGTCGGCCAGGTTCATGACGCTTACGAGCATGGACAGCATCCGGGACAGGCTTGA
- a CDS encoding GNAT family N-acetyltransferase gives MQVRPAVVEDAQRVAEVHVWSWQTGYHGLLPQPFLDELRPSQRVPRWKRIIQQDVWPRQGTLVAEDAGEVVGFVNFGPTRDDDHDSVGIGEITSIYVLPTAWRRGVGRRLMTMAMLALRTADFASATLWVLEGNVRAIRFYERLGWQPDGGVKDDVIGGIVGGARFELA, from the coding sequence ATGCAGGTTCGCCCGGCTGTTGTCGAAGATGCTCAGCGTGTTGCCGAGGTTCACGTGTGGTCCTGGCAGACGGGATATCACGGGCTGTTGCCGCAACCGTTTCTCGACGAGTTACGTCCGTCCCAGCGTGTGCCGCGGTGGAAGCGGATCATTCAGCAGGATGTATGGCCTCGACAGGGCACACTGGTCGCGGAGGATGCCGGTGAAGTGGTCGGCTTCGTGAACTTCGGCCCCACCCGAGACGACGACCATGACTCCGTGGGGATAGGGGAGATCACCTCGATCTATGTACTGCCGACTGCCTGGAGGCGCGGTGTTGGACGCCGGTTGATGACAATGGCGATGCTCGCGCTCAGGACGGCGGACTTCGCGTCCGCAACCTTGTGGGTGCTGGAGGGCAATGTCCGCGCGATTCGGTTCTACGAACGGTTGGGCTGGCAGCCGGACGGCGGCGTCAAGGATGACGTGATAGGCGGGATCGTGGGAGGTGCAAGGTTCGAACTTGCGTAG
- a CDS encoding transposase: protein MCRPRARPATTSPNGATTAPTTTTGRDVAKKVPGRKRGLAVDVLGLVIAVVVLAASAHENTAGIALLDQAAVVTEGSVTRALVDQGFKNTVVANDASLGIAVDIVERNPADKGFVPSQKRWVVEQTYGILMFHRRLIRDYEHRPARSESRVYWAMTDVMSRRLTSATPSWRWT, encoded by the coding sequence ATCTGCCGCCCAAGGGCGCGACCTGCTACAACTTCACCAAATGGCGCGACGACGGCACCGACCACCACGACCGGCCGGGACGTCGCCAAGAAGGTGCCGGGACGCAAGCGAGGTCTGGCCGTAGACGTGCTGGGCCTGGTCATCGCGGTCGTCGTGCTCGCGGCCTCAGCCCACGAGAACACGGCCGGGATCGCCCTGCTGGACCAGGCCGCCGTCGTCACCGAGGGCAGCGTGACCAGAGCGCTGGTCGACCAAGGGTTCAAGAACACGGTCGTCGCCAATGACGCCAGCCTGGGGATCGCCGTGGACATCGTCGAACGCAACCCCGCCGACAAAGGCTTCGTGCCCAGCCAAAAACGATGGGTCGTCGAGCAGACCTACGGAATCTTGATGTTCCACCGGCGCCTGATCCGCGACTACGAGCACCGTCCAGCCAGGTCTGAATCACGGGTGTATTGGGCGATGACGGACGTGATGTCCCGGCGCCTGACCTCCGCAACCCCGTCCTGGCGGTGGACATGA
- a CDS encoding TetR/AcrR family transcriptional regulator C-terminal domain-containing protein translates to MSARERRQVASDAGLSKKRVVVEAVRLADREGVDGLSMRRLASALGAGAMSLYYYVANKEELLDAMIDVVFEEIELPSEETDWQSAMRRRAVSARQVLARHPWAIGLMESRTSPGPANLRHREAVTACLRRAGFPVLMATHANWLLDSYVYGFALQEASLPFDTADEFADMAEDVFLPRLPPEEFPYLNESAAALAAAGYDPAEEFTFGLDLVLAALEPLRVPT, encoded by the coding sequence TTGTCTGCGAGGGAACGACGCCAGGTCGCGTCAGATGCGGGGCTGAGCAAGAAGCGGGTGGTGGTCGAGGCGGTCCGGCTCGCCGACCGCGAGGGGGTCGACGGGCTCAGCATGCGCCGGCTGGCTAGCGCGCTCGGCGCGGGCGCGATGTCGCTCTACTACTACGTGGCGAACAAGGAGGAGTTGCTGGACGCCATGATCGACGTCGTGTTCGAGGAGATCGAGCTCCCCTCGGAAGAGACCGACTGGCAGTCAGCGATGCGACGTCGGGCGGTATCCGCCCGGCAGGTTCTCGCACGTCACCCGTGGGCGATCGGCCTGATGGAGTCGCGGACATCGCCGGGGCCCGCGAACCTCCGCCACCGCGAAGCGGTCACCGCCTGCCTGCGGAGGGCTGGCTTCCCGGTCTTGATGGCGACGCACGCCAACTGGTTGCTCGACAGCTACGTCTACGGTTTCGCCCTGCAGGAAGCCAGCCTGCCGTTCGACACCGCCGATGAGTTCGCGGACATGGCCGAGGACGTCTTCCTGCCCCGGCTTCCTCCTGAGGAGTTCCCCTACCTCAACGAGTCTGCCGCGGCGCTCGCCGCTGCCGGCTATGACCCAGCGGAGGAGTTCACCTTCGGCCTCGACCTCGTCCTAGCCGCCCTCGAGCCCCTGAGAGTGCCTACGTGA
- a CDS encoding DUF6326 family protein codes for MTIRTKTPNLLDNPPVPVQVKLAAAWTSFMFLYIYVDYFHLYKPGTVDNILAGVVFEFDISPTLLTMMLASVSIPALMVMLSMTLPARVNRATNLVVASLYIPYSVVNAAGESWDWAPFYGLSIGIEVLLLAFILRSAWTWPRTPAVPAGPATTDLRQ; via the coding sequence ATGACCATCCGGACGAAAACCCCGAACCTGCTCGACAACCCGCCGGTCCCCGTGCAGGTCAAGCTCGCCGCCGCATGGACCAGCTTCATGTTCCTCTACATCTACGTCGACTACTTCCACCTTTACAAGCCTGGCACCGTCGACAACATCCTGGCTGGCGTCGTCTTTGAGTTCGACATCAGCCCGACGTTGTTGACCATGATGCTCGCGTCCGTGTCGATCCCGGCCCTGATGGTGATGCTCTCCATGACGCTGCCCGCCCGGGTGAACCGCGCCACGAACCTCGTCGTGGCATCGCTCTACATCCCCTACTCGGTGGTCAACGCGGCAGGGGAGTCCTGGGACTGGGCCCCCTTCTACGGCCTCTCCATCGGAATCGAGGTGCTGCTCCTGGCCTTCATCCTGCGCTCCGCCTGGACATGGCCTCGAACCCCCGCCGTCCCAGCCGGTCCCGCGACGACCGACCTTCGACAGTAG
- a CDS encoding helix-turn-helix transcriptional regulator, producing the protein MSVRRCGTPAGAFGKYGGAGVRCPAQCPAAARDRPPGRTPGRRAGGRRAGERRRASPPLDELGGVSRRTFYRWREIGKAPKGIRLPNGEIRIYRSDLNAWLESLRSVA; encoded by the coding sequence GTGTCTGTGCGGCGGTGCGGCACACCGGCCGGTGCGTTCGGCAAGTACGGCGGGGCCGGCGTGCGGTGCCCGGCCCAGTGTCCCGCCGCCGCCCGGGACCGGCCCCCAGGCCGCACGCCCGGACGGCGGGCGGGCGGGCGGAGGGCCGGGGAACGGCGGCGCGCCTCGCCGCCGCTTGACGAACTCGGCGGTGTCTCCCGCCGGACCTTCTACCGCTGGCGTGAGATCGGCAAGGCCCCGAAGGGCATCCGCCTGCCCAACGGCGAAATTCGCATCTACCGCAGCGACCTCAACGCCTGGCTCGAATCCCTCCGGAGCGTCGCATGA
- the istB gene encoding IS21-like element helper ATPase IstB gives MAARTSSSAPRSAGGGRNIAAELAYLTRVLKAPSLAAAVERLAERARAESWSHEEFLAACLQREVAARDAHGGEARIRQARFPARKALEDFDYDHQRSLKREAMAHLSTLDFVAGKENVVFLGPPGTGKTHLSIGLGIRACQAGYRVAFATAAEWVARLADAHAAGRLQDELVKLARVPVLIVDEVGYIPFEPEAANLFFQLVSSRYERASLIVTSNKPFGRWGEVFGDDVVAAMIDRLVHHAEVISLKGDSYRLKNRDLGRVPPARPEHEQ, from the coding sequence ATGGCCGCCCGCACCAGCAGCTCCGCCCCGCGATCGGCTGGCGGCGGGCGTAACATCGCCGCCGAGCTGGCCTATCTGACCCGGGTGCTGAAGGCGCCCTCACTGGCCGCCGCGGTCGAGCGGCTGGCCGAGCGGGCCCGCGCCGAGAGCTGGAGTCATGAGGAGTTCCTGGCCGCGTGCCTACAGCGGGAGGTGGCCGCCCGCGACGCGCACGGCGGCGAGGCCCGCATCCGCCAAGCGCGCTTCCCGGCCCGCAAGGCGCTGGAGGACTTCGACTACGACCACCAGCGCTCCCTCAAACGCGAGGCCATGGCGCATCTGAGCACGCTGGACTTCGTGGCGGGCAAGGAGAACGTGGTCTTCCTCGGCCCGCCCGGCACCGGCAAGACGCACCTGTCGATCGGGCTCGGGATCCGTGCCTGCCAGGCCGGATACCGGGTCGCCTTTGCCACCGCGGCCGAGTGGGTGGCCCGCCTGGCCGACGCCCACGCCGCCGGTCGACTCCAGGACGAGCTGGTCAAATTGGCCCGCGTCCCGGTCCTGATCGTGGACGAGGTCGGCTACATCCCGTTCGAGCCCGAGGCCGCCAACCTGTTCTTCCAGCTGGTCTCCTCCCGATATGAGCGGGCCTCGCTGATCGTCACCTCCAACAAGCCCTTCGGGCGCTGGGGCGAGGTGTTCGGCGACGACGTGGTCGCCGCGATGATCGACCGGCTCGTCCACCACGCCGAAGTGATCTCACTGAAGGGAGACAGCTACCGGCTGAAGAACCGCGACCTGGGCCGGGTCCCACCGGCCCGACCCGAGCACGAACAGTAA